From one Nocardioides sp. Kera G14 genomic stretch:
- a CDS encoding M23 family metallopeptidase, translated as MRSFPRAGRRRLAAASVAALTVSALAVPMLDPAAMPWASADDHSNKLKKKGQAVRQKIATAGADLDESSTELAAASAKLAKANATLATAQGKLAVAKTALAKAETALATAQAEDAKMQAALAAAQAQLAQAKTDLTTGRAAATEQRRKVESTMISQAQGGDPRVLALAALLNAHSPEDIARQEEFNSTVVSSQAAAYDDLKASEVVLTVREQQVKEATAAVAVQRKAAADHLVVVKGLETQAVAARDEVASWVTQAATAQGAANSARAVAARQKAHDVKVLKALKAEQERIKLAILAAKSKDRNRNVGSVDGLFLTPVRDTYVTSPYGWRKHPIYGYWGLHDGDDFHAPCGVPEIAVDSGRVTDEYYSDVWGNRLFLDLGNVNGHNYTAIYNHLSKYVAHKGQVVARGETVGLAGTTGWSTACHLHFTILKDGVAIDPQTVL; from the coding sequence GTGCGCTCCTTCCCCCGCGCGGGTCGCCGACGCCTGGCCGCAGCATCCGTAGCCGCGCTCACCGTCAGTGCCCTGGCCGTTCCCATGCTCGACCCTGCGGCGATGCCGTGGGCCTCCGCCGACGACCACAGCAACAAGCTGAAGAAGAAGGGCCAGGCGGTCCGGCAGAAGATCGCGACGGCGGGCGCCGACCTCGACGAGTCGAGCACCGAGCTGGCCGCCGCGTCCGCGAAGCTGGCGAAGGCCAACGCCACGCTCGCCACCGCACAGGGGAAGCTGGCCGTGGCCAAGACCGCGCTGGCGAAGGCGGAGACCGCACTGGCGACCGCTCAGGCCGAGGACGCGAAGATGCAAGCGGCCCTGGCCGCGGCCCAGGCACAGCTCGCCCAGGCCAAGACCGACCTGACGACCGGCCGCGCCGCCGCGACCGAGCAGCGCCGCAAGGTGGAGTCGACGATGATCAGCCAGGCACAGGGCGGCGACCCGCGTGTCCTCGCCCTCGCCGCGCTGCTCAACGCCCACAGTCCCGAGGACATCGCGCGCCAGGAGGAGTTCAACTCGACCGTCGTCTCCTCGCAGGCGGCGGCGTACGACGACCTCAAGGCCTCCGAGGTCGTCCTGACCGTGCGTGAGCAGCAGGTGAAGGAGGCCACCGCGGCCGTGGCGGTGCAGCGCAAGGCCGCAGCCGACCACCTCGTGGTGGTCAAGGGCCTCGAGACGCAGGCCGTGGCCGCCCGCGACGAGGTCGCCTCCTGGGTCACACAGGCCGCAACGGCCCAAGGCGCGGCCAACTCCGCGCGAGCGGTCGCGGCGCGCCAGAAGGCCCACGACGTGAAGGTGCTCAAGGCGCTCAAGGCCGAGCAGGAGCGGATCAAGCTGGCGATCCTCGCGGCGAAGTCCAAGGACCGCAACCGCAACGTCGGCAGCGTCGACGGCCTCTTCCTCACGCCTGTGCGTGACACCTACGTGACGTCGCCGTACGGCTGGCGCAAGCACCCGATCTACGGTTACTGGGGCCTGCACGACGGCGACGACTTCCACGCGCCGTGTGGCGTGCCCGAGATCGCGGTCGACTCCGGCCGGGTGACGGACGAGTACTACTCCGACGTGTGGGGCAACCGGCTCTTCCTGGACCTCGGCAACGTCAACGGTCACAACTACACCGCCATCTACAACCACCTGAGCAAGTACGTCGCCCACAAGGGGCAGGTCGTCGCTCGCGGTGAGACGGTCGGCCTGGCCGGCACCACCGGCTGGTCGACCGCCTGCCACCTGCACTTCACGATCCTCAAGGACGGCGTCGCGATCGATCCGCAGACCGTGCTGTGA
- the ftsX gene encoding permease-like cell division protein FtsX — MQLRYVFTELGQGLRRNLSMHIAVVLTLFVSLTLVGFGAMLNQQATKASHQWGNALQITVYLCRVKDDNPACTAPATEAQKAAITKVLDDNQNIESYYLESRETAFNKIKELYGASRFEGPNAVATVDMMAESYWITLKDPHQADLVKEAVVGLDGVSHVQDLRGVVGPILNTIDAMKYAALAIAAFLVIAALLLVANTIRLAAFARRREIAIMRLVGASTLYIALPFLLEALVTAVIGVVLTGGAMAAFMEFGIRRTLSQKLDFILWVGWHEFGVALLIVAILGPLLTLIPTLLLTRKYLKV, encoded by the coding sequence ATGCAGCTTCGCTATGTCTTCACCGAGCTCGGCCAAGGGCTGCGCCGCAACCTGTCGATGCACATCGCCGTCGTCCTCACGCTCTTCGTCTCCCTGACCCTCGTCGGGTTCGGGGCGATGCTCAACCAGCAGGCCACCAAGGCCTCACACCAGTGGGGCAACGCGCTCCAGATCACCGTGTACCTCTGCCGCGTCAAGGACGACAACCCCGCCTGTACGGCGCCCGCCACCGAGGCGCAGAAGGCGGCGATCACCAAGGTCCTCGACGACAACCAGAACATCGAGTCCTACTACCTCGAGTCGCGCGAGACCGCCTTCAACAAGATCAAGGAGCTCTACGGAGCCTCCCGCTTCGAGGGCCCGAACGCCGTCGCGACCGTCGACATGATGGCCGAGTCCTACTGGATCACGCTCAAGGATCCCCATCAGGCCGACCTCGTGAAGGAGGCGGTCGTCGGCCTCGACGGCGTCTCCCACGTGCAGGACCTGCGTGGTGTGGTCGGGCCCATCCTCAACACCATCGACGCGATGAAGTACGCCGCCCTGGCGATCGCCGCATTCCTCGTGATCGCCGCGCTCCTGCTCGTGGCGAACACCATCCGGCTTGCGGCCTTCGCCCGACGGCGGGAGATCGCGATCATGCGCCTCGTCGGTGCCTCGACGCTCTACATCGCGCTGCCGTTCCTCCTCGAGGCGCTGGTCACCGCGGTCATCGGTGTGGTGCTGACCGGCGGTGCGATGGCGGCGTTCATGGAGTTCGGGATCCGGCGCACGCTGTCCCAGAAGCTCGACTTCATCCTCTGGGTCGGTTGGCACGAGTTCGGGGTGGCGCTGCTCATCGTCGCGATCCTCGGCCCGCTGCTCACGCTCATCCCGACGCTGCTGCTCACGCGGAAGTACCTCAAGGTCTGA
- the ftsE gene encoding cell division ATP-binding protein FtsE encodes MIRFEKVTKAYPGSGRPALESVSMDIEKGEFVFLVGQSGSGKSTALRLILREARPTNGRVYVAGKEINRLAGWKVPRLRRQIGTVFQDFRLLQNKTVSENVAFAMQVTGHSRSEITKRVPETLELVGLDGKGDRLPDELSGGEQQRVAVARAFVNRPMILIADEPTGNLDPGTSVGIMKLLDRINRTGTTVVMATHDAGIVDQMRKRVIELRDGRVERDQAQGGYGV; translated from the coding sequence GTGATTCGCTTCGAGAAGGTGACCAAGGCCTATCCAGGCTCCGGACGTCCAGCGCTGGAGTCGGTATCCATGGACATCGAGAAGGGCGAATTCGTCTTCCTCGTCGGCCAGTCCGGTTCGGGGAAGTCCACCGCACTGCGACTCATCCTCCGCGAGGCCCGGCCCACGAACGGACGCGTCTACGTCGCCGGCAAGGAGATCAACCGCCTCGCCGGGTGGAAGGTTCCGCGGCTGCGCCGCCAGATCGGCACCGTCTTCCAGGACTTCCGCCTGCTGCAGAACAAGACGGTCAGCGAGAACGTCGCCTTCGCGATGCAGGTCACGGGCCACAGCCGCAGCGAGATCACCAAGCGCGTGCCCGAGACGCTCGAGCTCGTCGGCCTCGACGGCAAGGGCGACCGGCTCCCCGACGAGCTGTCGGGTGGTGAGCAGCAGCGCGTCGCCGTCGCCCGCGCCTTCGTCAACCGGCCCATGATCCTCATCGCCGACGAGCCGACCGGAAACCTCGACCCCGGTACCAGCGTCGGGATCATGAAGCTCCTCGACCGGATCAACCGCACCGGCACCACCGTCGTCATGGCCACCCATGACGCCGGCATCGTCGACCAGATGCGCAAGCGCGTCATCGAGCTGCGGGACGGTCGCGTCGAGCGCGACCAGGCCCAGGGCGGGTACGGGGTCTGA
- the prfB gene encoding peptide chain release factor 2, translated as MTLVAIDFDAELKQLVATMQTIEQVLDLPSMKREIAELSEQTANPEFWNDQANAQKVNSRLSGLNGDVERFEQLNGRLEDLGVLVEMGQEEGDAETLAEAEAELVRVKRDVEGLEVRTLLNGEYDAREAIVTIRSGAGGVDAADFAEQLMRMYTRWAERHKYPVEVFDVAYAEEAGIKSAEFAIHAPYAYGTLSVEAGTHRLVRISPFDNQGRRQTSFAAVEVVPQLEQTDEIEIDENDIRTDVFRSGGPGGQSVNTTDSAVRLTHIPSGIVVSCQNEKSQLQNKASAMVVLKAKLLAKKKAEEAALKKDLKGDVAASWGDQMRNYVLNPYQLVKDLRTGQETGNPAAVLDGEIDDFIEAGIRWRRSAIAE; from the coding sequence TTGACCCTCGTGGCCATCGACTTCGACGCGGAGCTCAAGCAGCTCGTCGCGACCATGCAGACCATCGAGCAGGTCCTTGACCTGCCGTCGATGAAGCGCGAGATCGCCGAGCTCAGCGAACAGACCGCCAACCCCGAGTTCTGGAACGACCAGGCCAACGCGCAGAAGGTCAACAGCCGCCTCTCGGGCCTCAACGGTGACGTCGAGCGCTTCGAGCAGCTCAACGGTCGTCTCGAGGACCTGGGTGTACTCGTCGAGATGGGCCAGGAGGAGGGCGACGCCGAGACGCTGGCCGAGGCCGAGGCCGAACTCGTCCGGGTCAAGCGGGACGTCGAGGGCCTCGAGGTCCGCACGCTCCTCAACGGCGAGTACGACGCCCGCGAGGCGATCGTGACGATCCGCTCCGGCGCGGGCGGTGTCGACGCCGCCGACTTCGCCGAGCAGCTCATGCGGATGTACACGCGCTGGGCCGAGCGTCACAAGTACCCTGTCGAGGTCTTCGACGTCGCCTACGCCGAAGAGGCCGGCATCAAGTCCGCCGAGTTCGCGATCCATGCGCCCTACGCCTACGGCACGCTCAGTGTCGAGGCCGGGACCCACCGCCTCGTCCGCATCTCGCCGTTCGACAACCAGGGTCGTCGCCAGACCTCCTTCGCCGCGGTCGAGGTCGTACCGCAGCTCGAGCAGACCGACGAGATCGAGATCGACGAGAACGACATCCGCACCGACGTCTTCCGCTCCGGCGGCCCGGGCGGCCAGTCGGTCAACACGACAGACTCCGCGGTCCGCCTCACCCACATCCCGTCCGGCATCGTGGTCTCGTGCCAGAACGAGAAGTCCCAGCTCCAGAACAAGGCGAGCGCGATGGTCGTCCTCAAGGCGAAGCTCCTCGCGAAGAAGAAGGCCGAGGAGGCCGCGCTCAAGAAGGACCTCAAGGGTGACGTGGCGGCCAGCTGGGGTGACCAGATGCGCAACTACGTGCTCAACCCCTACCAGCTGGTGAAGGACCTCCGCACCGGCCAGGAGACGGGCAACCCGGCCGCGGTGCTCGACGGCGAGATCGACGACTTCATCGAGGCCGGCATCCGCTGGCGGCGCAGCGCCATCGCGGAGTAG
- a CDS encoding lamin tail domain-containing protein translates to MTIRNRSIAALAAGALSLSGLALGFSTPAHADDPSGALGNVVINEVSSNGFTYQGAADTDFVELYNTGTSVVDLTGYKLIDNGAISGATVLDGTIAPGGYAAFVPPAFGLGKNDQGRLFAPDGTTLIDSVLPDGTDWAAHQAPSAARTPDGTGAFTATTNPTPGGPNSLGANATTAAYASIKINEFDTDPTDFIELYNAGSTTVNLSGFAISDGTVPNASTADKLTLGDVDLAPGAYLSISPDTPAANAAGVVDSYLPAGGFGLNKTDALWLYAPDNTVLDIADDGDATNHAGGASATGYGRTTPGFGLWKSEPAPTSGVVNTFAATPPSGTPALDPNWDDVEINEISSLNADDPGNAGLGDAIELYNKGASGVSIDGWYQVDSGAASGAVALTLADLKVWDDTTSSLKPATSMTIPSHGHVVFTSKKGLSGEGDAVKIYGPSATPGTGQLVDEQAYGDGDAGVSDNYDSDSQAFAALPNGSDEFWRVTQSTFGRDNTAAEATKSRRLDTPVVLNEVSNVAGKAELLNTGTATVDISGWELLDNTGTVVHTVPAGTNLAAGAFYVADSVTGLDSADSLSIRRASDQATIVAHTWYDDGIASYSRCDLFGSTSYVETPTATWGAANACPSITTETWPGSSAVTTVDDGATIGDADGNGDGDASGAVFDPTDPNILWVIQNKSTLHKTQKVDGKYVDAPGWEEGKKLVFKDGTGAPDTEGLTFGPDGSLYVTSERDNDNSGVSYNKVLRFDLTGVTGTTTTLTPVDEWDVNSQVTTGANLGLEGITYVPDSFLAGAGWKVGGAAYTAAAYPTDGLFVTAVEATGDLHFFSLVNSAAPVEVKVEKSGLPWSMDVAFDADRKAIWALCDDGCGGVYNLLTVDSQGDLAVAHSLARPAGMPNLNNEGMAIKPRSTAVDNQVEVVWTDDGDTDGYSLREGLLRSSFPEQASEPGDGTTSGGGTTTPPDGGTTTPPDGGTTTPPGGGTTTAPGGGTTTGGDTTPPIGHPGNPAPVAGAHIPSRIKARTKRIRVSFAALGASSTVVNGRVTIFDGKRRIGRFTVKNGVVVIKLKKRLRKGKHHLRLVLRASSTSKAATIRKTLRVR, encoded by the coding sequence GTGACAATTCGAAATCGCTCCATCGCCGCGCTGGCCGCCGGCGCTCTCAGCCTCTCCGGGCTGGCGCTGGGCTTCAGCACCCCCGCCCACGCCGACGACCCGTCGGGTGCCTTGGGGAACGTCGTGATCAACGAGGTGAGCTCCAACGGGTTCACCTACCAGGGCGCCGCCGACACCGACTTCGTCGAGCTCTACAACACGGGCACGAGCGTCGTCGACCTCACGGGCTACAAGCTGATCGACAACGGCGCCATCTCGGGGGCGACCGTCCTCGACGGCACGATCGCCCCCGGTGGCTATGCAGCTTTCGTCCCGCCCGCCTTCGGCCTCGGCAAGAACGACCAGGGGCGCCTCTTCGCGCCCGACGGGACGACGCTCATCGACTCCGTCCTCCCTGACGGCACGGACTGGGCCGCCCACCAGGCCCCCAGCGCGGCCCGCACGCCTGACGGCACCGGCGCGTTCACGGCCACCACGAACCCGACGCCCGGCGGACCGAACTCGCTCGGCGCCAACGCGACGACGGCGGCCTACGCCTCGATCAAGATCAACGAGTTCGACACCGATCCCACCGACTTCATCGAGCTCTACAACGCGGGCTCGACCACGGTGAACCTGAGCGGCTTCGCGATCAGCGACGGCACCGTCCCGAACGCGAGCACGGCCGACAAGCTCACCCTCGGCGACGTCGACCTCGCGCCCGGCGCCTATCTCTCGATCAGCCCCGACACGCCGGCCGCCAACGCCGCCGGCGTCGTCGACAGCTACCTGCCCGCAGGCGGATTCGGTCTCAACAAGACCGACGCCCTCTGGCTCTACGCGCCCGACAACACCGTGCTCGACATCGCCGACGACGGTGACGCCACCAACCACGCCGGCGGCGCCAGTGCCACCGGGTACGGGCGTACGACGCCCGGCTTCGGTCTCTGGAAGAGCGAGCCCGCCCCGACCTCGGGTGTGGTGAACACCTTCGCGGCGACGCCCCCGTCGGGCACGCCGGCCCTGGACCCCAACTGGGACGACGTCGAGATCAACGAGATCTCCTCGCTCAACGCCGACGACCCCGGCAATGCCGGTCTCGGCGACGCGATCGAGCTCTACAACAAGGGCGCCAGTGGCGTCAGCATCGACGGTTGGTACCAGGTCGACAGCGGTGCGGCCTCCGGTGCCGTCGCGCTGACCCTCGCCGACCTCAAGGTCTGGGACGACACGACGTCCTCTCTCAAGCCGGCGACCTCCATGACCATCCCGAGCCACGGTCACGTCGTCTTCACCTCGAAGAAGGGCCTGTCCGGCGAGGGCGACGCGGTCAAGATCTACGGCCCGAGCGCCACGCCGGGTACCGGCCAGCTCGTCGACGAGCAGGCCTACGGCGACGGTGACGCCGGCGTCTCGGACAACTACGACTCCGACTCGCAGGCCTTCGCGGCCCTGCCGAACGGCTCCGACGAGTTCTGGCGTGTCACACAGAGCACGTTCGGTCGGGACAACACGGCCGCCGAAGCGACGAAGTCCCGCCGCCTCGACACCCCGGTCGTCCTCAACGAGGTCTCCAACGTCGCGGGCAAGGCGGAGTTGCTCAACACCGGCACGGCGACTGTCGACATCTCGGGCTGGGAACTGCTCGACAACACCGGCACGGTCGTCCACACCGTCCCGGCCGGTACCAACCTCGCCGCCGGCGCCTTCTACGTCGCCGACAGCGTCACCGGCCTCGACAGCGCGGACTCGCTGAGCATCCGTCGTGCGAGCGACCAGGCGACGATCGTCGCTCACACCTGGTACGACGACGGCATCGCGTCCTACAGCCGCTGCGACCTCTTCGGCTCGACGTCGTACGTCGAGACCCCCACCGCCACGTGGGGTGCGGCCAACGCGTGTCCGTCGATCACGACCGAGACCTGGCCGGGCTCCAGCGCGGTGACGACCGTCGACGACGGCGCGACCATCGGTGACGCCGACGGCAACGGTGACGGCGACGCTTCCGGGGCCGTCTTCGACCCGACCGACCCGAACATCCTCTGGGTGATCCAGAACAAGAGCACCCTGCACAAGACCCAGAAGGTTGACGGCAAGTACGTCGACGCGCCCGGCTGGGAGGAGGGCAAGAAGCTCGTCTTCAAGGACGGCACCGGTGCTCCCGACACCGAGGGCCTGACCTTCGGTCCCGACGGATCGCTCTACGTCACCTCGGAGCGGGACAACGACAACAGCGGTGTCTCCTACAACAAGGTGCTGCGCTTCGACCTCACCGGAGTGACGGGTACCACCACGACGCTCACGCCGGTGGACGAGTGGGACGTCAACTCCCAGGTCACCACAGGAGCCAACCTCGGCCTCGAGGGCATCACCTACGTGCCCGACAGTTTCCTGGCCGGCGCAGGCTGGAAGGTCGGCGGCGCGGCGTACACCGCTGCGGCCTACCCGACCGACGGCCTCTTCGTCACTGCCGTCGAGGCGACCGGTGACCTGCACTTCTTCTCGCTCGTGAACAGTGCGGCACCCGTCGAGGTCAAGGTCGAGAAGTCCGGCCTGCCCTGGTCGATGGACGTCGCCTTCGACGCCGACCGCAAGGCGATCTGGGCGCTGTGCGACGACGGCTGCGGTGGCGTCTACAACCTGCTCACCGTCGACAGCCAAGGCGATCTCGCCGTGGCCCACAGCCTCGCTCGTCCGGCGGGCATGCCCAACCTGAACAACGAGGGCATGGCCATCAAACCGCGCAGCACGGCGGTGGACAACCAGGTGGAGGTCGTCTGGACCGACGACGGAGACACCGACGGTTACTCCCTGCGGGAGGGCCTGCTCCGGTCCTCCTTCCCCGAGCAGGCATCGGAACCGGGTGACGGCACCACGTCCGGCGGTGGCACGACCACACCTCCGGACGGTGGCACCACGACGCCTCCCGACGGCGGCACCACGACGCCTCCGGGCGGTGGCACGACCACGGCTCCGGGTGGTGGCACCACGACCGGTGGTGACACCACGCCGCCGATCGGCCACCCGGGCAACCCGGCTCCGGTCGCGGGCGCCCACATCCCGAGCAGGATCAAGGCGCGGACGAAGAGGATCAGGGTCTCCTTCGCCGCCCTCGGTGCCAGCTCGACGGTGGTCAACGGCCGCGTCACGATCTTCGACGGCAAGCGGCGGATCGGGAGATTCACCGTCAAGAACGGCGTCGTCGTGATCAAGCTCAAGAAGAGGCTCAGGAAGGGCAAGCACCACCTCAGGCTCGTCCTCAGGGCCTCCTCCACGTCGAAGGCCGCGACGATCCGGAAGACCCTCCGGGTGCGCTGA
- a CDS encoding pilus assembly protein TadG-related protein — MRASEQRAQRGSTIPLIVGFTVVLLIAAAVVIDATAAWLQRQSLDNIADGAALHAADLGAQGTEVYADGLDTRLHLDPSTARSAVDEFLDATGARGRYPGLTFAVTVDADRLRVTVRAPLDLPIAFPGAPTSPPVSGSGGAFVTVDDS; from the coding sequence ATGCGAGCGAGTGAGCAGCGTGCCCAGCGAGGCTCGACGATTCCGCTCATCGTCGGCTTCACCGTCGTCCTCCTGATCGCCGCTGCGGTCGTCATCGACGCGACGGCGGCCTGGCTCCAGCGCCAGTCGCTCGACAACATCGCCGACGGCGCCGCTCTGCACGCCGCCGACCTCGGGGCACAGGGCACCGAGGTGTACGCCGACGGACTGGACACCCGGCTTCACCTCGATCCGTCGACGGCGCGGTCGGCCGTCGACGAGTTCCTTGACGCCACCGGTGCCCGCGGCCGCTATCCCGGCCTGACCTTCGCGGTCACGGTGGATGCTGACCGTCTCCGGGTGACGGTCCGAGCCCCGCTCGATCTGCCGATCGCCTTCCCCGGAGCACCCACCTCGCCTCCGGTCAGCGGTAGCGGGGGAGCCTTCGTCACGGTGGATGACAGCTGA
- a CDS encoding TadE/TadG family type IV pilus assembly protein, with the protein MRRGQRGSALVEFSWLAILLMIPALWLVLAVFDVQRASFALATAARSAGRAYALADTDAAGRARATEAIRIALLDQHAEDAAIDLEVSCTPYPHDCHAGTSIVTVRLSTAVALPWLPASFGLGTPSFALDASHTVPIGQFQEIADASE; encoded by the coding sequence GTGAGGCGGGGCCAGCGGGGGAGTGCGCTGGTCGAGTTCAGCTGGCTCGCGATCCTTCTCATGATCCCGGCCCTCTGGCTCGTCCTGGCGGTCTTCGACGTCCAACGTGCCTCCTTCGCCCTCGCGACCGCCGCCCGCTCGGCCGGCCGTGCCTATGCCCTCGCGGACACCGACGCCGCAGGCCGCGCACGGGCGACGGAGGCGATCCGGATCGCGCTCCTCGACCAGCACGCCGAGGACGCGGCCATCGACCTGGAGGTCAGCTGCACGCCGTACCCCCACGACTGCCATGCCGGCACCTCGATCGTCACGGTCCGCCTCTCGACGGCGGTGGCGCTGCCCTGGCTGCCCGCCTCGTTCGGCCTTGGGACACCCAGCTTCGCCCTCGACGCCAGCCACACCGTCCCGATCGGGCAGTTCCAGGAGATCGCCGATGCGAGCGAGTGA
- a CDS encoding TadE/TadG family type IV pilus assembly protein — MNRRRRQRGAAVVDFVLILLLLVPLFLGILQVSLVLFVRNTLASAAAEGARFAATADHALPDGVNRTRQQLQGVVSERFADDIRVTTVMIDGAPAVEVTVHATVPALGIGGPGVALTVTGHAIKETP, encoded by the coding sequence GTGAACCGACGGCGGCGCCAGCGCGGCGCTGCGGTGGTCGACTTCGTCCTCATCCTGCTCCTCCTGGTGCCGCTGTTCCTCGGCATCCTCCAGGTCTCGCTGGTCCTCTTCGTGAGGAACACTCTCGCCAGCGCGGCAGCGGAGGGAGCACGGTTCGCGGCCACCGCTGACCACGCGCTGCCCGACGGCGTCAACCGGACGCGCCAACAGCTGCAGGGCGTCGTGTCGGAACGCTTCGCCGACGACATCCGGGTGACCACTGTCATGATCGACGGTGCACCCGCCGTGGAGGTTACCGTGCACGCCACCGTGCCGGCGCTGGGGATCGGTGGTCCCGGCGTCGCCCTGACGGTGACCGGCCACGCCATCAAGGAGACGCCGTGA
- a CDS encoding type II secretion system F family protein has protein sequence MTAWGALLGALAGAGLVLVGVRVRAIVRPPLSDRVLPWLRDLPALSSTSSPEPVSAAAGVFGPVLRSAAEMVERTLGGAASVRRRLERAGIDRTVHEFRIEQVVWGLGAFAVAAVWALLRAFADPSSIVASVVLCVTALVVGVLARDNRLSSQVKARERRMLEEFPTLAELLALAVSAGESPVVALERVVRRSGGEFSRELARVLADIRTGTPIGTAFDALASRTGLPMVARFAAGLAVAIERGTPLADVLHAQAADVREAGRRELIEVAARKEILMMVPVVFLVLPTTVLFAFYPGLLGLHLVTS, from the coding sequence GTGACGGCCTGGGGAGCGCTCCTCGGAGCGCTGGCGGGGGCCGGGTTGGTGCTTGTCGGCGTACGGGTGCGGGCGATCGTGCGTCCGCCACTCTCGGACCGCGTGCTGCCGTGGCTCCGTGACCTCCCCGCCCTCAGCAGTACGTCGTCGCCCGAGCCGGTCTCCGCCGCCGCCGGCGTCTTCGGGCCGGTCCTGAGATCGGCCGCGGAGATGGTCGAGCGCACGCTCGGCGGAGCCGCCTCGGTCCGACGCAGACTCGAGCGTGCCGGGATCGATCGCACGGTGCACGAGTTCCGGATCGAGCAGGTGGTGTGGGGGCTCGGAGCGTTCGCGGTCGCCGCGGTGTGGGCTCTGCTGCGGGCCTTCGCAGATCCGAGTTCGATCGTCGCATCCGTGGTGCTGTGCGTGACGGCACTGGTCGTCGGCGTACTCGCTCGGGACAATCGCCTGAGTTCCCAGGTCAAGGCGCGCGAGCGCAGGATGCTCGAGGAGTTCCCGACTCTGGCCGAACTCCTGGCCCTTGCCGTCAGCGCCGGTGAGTCTCCGGTGGTGGCCCTCGAACGCGTCGTTCGTCGCAGTGGCGGCGAGTTCTCCCGTGAACTCGCCCGGGTGCTGGCCGACATCCGCACCGGCACCCCCATCGGCACCGCCTTCGACGCCTTGGCCAGCCGGACCGGACTGCCCATGGTCGCCCGCTTCGCGGCCGGACTGGCGGTGGCGATCGAGCGCGGCACGCCGCTCGCCGACGTGCTCCACGCACAGGCCGCCGACGTCCGCGAAGCCGGCCGCCGCGAGCTCATCGAGGTCGCCGCACGCAAGGAGATCCTGATGATGGTCCCGGTGGTCTTCCTCGTCCTCCCCACGACCGTCCTCTTCGCCTTCTACCCCGGCCTGCTCGGCCTCCACCTGGTCACCTCGTGA
- a CDS encoding type II secretion system F family protein, producing the protein MGALVGLGVGVGLMLCWSAFALPSVPRTSTRRPSGLAQLLARAGLGQVSVSGFVLLCSACGLIAGLVVELVSSTPPVALAFAIMAGYLPVVIVRGRALRRQREFAEVWPEAVDNLASGVRAGLSLPEALAGLADRGPEALRPAFAAFALDYQVSGRFGDSLDRLKERLADPVGDRVVEGLRIAREVGGGELGRILRTLSGYLREDARTRSELEARQAWTVNGARLAVAAPWIVLLLMAFQSDVITRYATAGGTIVLIVGGILCVVAYRAMMRIGRLPVERRILS; encoded by the coding sequence ATGGGCGCCCTGGTCGGACTCGGCGTCGGAGTGGGGCTGATGCTCTGCTGGTCCGCCTTCGCCCTCCCTTCGGTCCCGCGTACGTCGACCCGCCGGCCCTCAGGCCTCGCCCAGCTTCTGGCGCGTGCCGGGCTCGGTCAGGTGTCGGTGAGCGGCTTCGTCCTGCTCTGCAGTGCGTGCGGCCTCATCGCAGGTCTGGTCGTCGAGCTCGTCTCCAGCACGCCACCGGTCGCGCTGGCCTTTGCGATCATGGCGGGCTACCTCCCCGTGGTGATCGTCCGCGGCCGAGCGCTTCGGCGCCAGCGCGAGTTCGCCGAGGTCTGGCCGGAGGCGGTGGACAACCTCGCCTCCGGCGTCCGGGCGGGGCTGTCGCTGCCCGAAGCCCTTGCCGGCCTGGCCGACCGGGGGCCTGAGGCACTGCGTCCGGCGTTCGCCGCCTTCGCCCTCGACTACCAGGTGTCCGGGCGCTTCGGTGACTCACTCGACCGCCTCAAGGAGCGACTCGCGGATCCCGTCGGCGACCGCGTCGTGGAGGGCCTGCGGATCGCACGCGAGGTCGGCGGCGGCGAGCTCGGGCGGATCCTGCGCACCCTCTCCGGCTATCTGCGCGAGGACGCCCGGACCCGGTCCGAGCTCGAGGCGCGACAGGCGTGGACGGTCAACGGGGCACGCCTTGCAGTGGCGGCTCCGTGGATCGTGCTGCTCCTGATGGCGTTCCAGTCCGACGTCATCACCCGCTACGCCACCGCTGGCGGCACGATCGTGCTCATCGTCGGCGGGATCCTCTGCGTCGTCGCCTACCGGGCGATGATGCGGATCGGCCGACTCCCCGTCGAGCGGCGGATCCTGTCGTGA